One genomic region from Xylocopa sonorina isolate GNS202 chromosome 8, iyXylSono1_principal, whole genome shotgun sequence encodes:
- the Sln gene encoding monocarboxylic acid transporter silnoon isoform X2, giving the protein MSLPREWSLQDSVERDVVACATASQEMVGTTVIDENMNQQNQLGSLLSIHSAPVFDLNTGAPSPKRPASLAVQATATSTPIVPPHLQSPETIEDEDNDNLLTISSLTARPLIAKSRELRSTKSSATKKKKSRRCEAKKARNITYVPLDGGYGWIIVFGAFFVQFWVAGLVKSYGVLYVEVMETFKDSSASVASWIPAILSCLCLALAPVTSMLCQKYSCRSVVFIGGLFCALGLTLSYFATRLIHLFFTFGVLTGIGGGLSTTPGIILVSQYFDKHRALANGICVSGTAAGSFVFPLLIKILVEKFGFHGTILLLGGCMLHVCVSATLYRPLENNYAPEMTVPLEKTEKTEKTGKTEKTEKVEKTEKELETAKQQKLDLIFANDSTARHNLLNELFHQNSVVAVELTDSDEEKDVMGECLRMKPISKIRSSSILHSVEDLSTDSTCVYKARSSLRSLRSSVTVVCPVPQNEPQVPEEKKTIMQRIAQYIDLSLLKNPQFLMMCFSVSLMSTGSPYMLYYLPAYVHAAGYTKSEAGYLVAISAVLDLCGRLGLGWLSDLRLFDRRKGYIGSVVGAGVAVLVIPMAHSFYVLACSVGMYGLCLGCWFLLVPVLLADQYGTDKISSTYGLVRMFQSVGAISIPPLAGYLRDVTGSYTVCFLCMGTCMIMGGLPLLLVFNEVSKSSKMTVNNDNSNCQGETTAKE; this is encoded by the exons ATGTCGTTACCACGAGAATGGAGCCTGCAGGATTCGGTTGAGCGTGACGTTGTCGCCTGTGCGACAGCGTCGCAGGAGATGGTCGGCACGACCGTCATCGATGAGAACATGAATCAACAGAACCAGCTGGGCTCGCTATTGTCGATCCACTCAGCGCCTGTTTTTGATCTGAACACCGGTGCGCCATCGCCTAAAAGGCCAGCGTCCTTGGCCGTCCAGGCGACGGCGACCTCGACACCGATCGTACCACCGCATTTACAAAGCCCAGAGACGATCGAGGACGAGGACAATGACAACCTTTTGACAATATCGAGTCTGACAGCCAGACCGTTAATCGCCAAGTCTCGCGAGCTCCGATCGACGAAAAGCTCTGCGACAAAGAAGAAGAAGTCGAGGAGGTGCGAGGCGAAAAAGGCAAGGAACATCACGTACGTACCGTTGGATGGTGGCTACGGCTGGATTATCGTATTCGGAGCGTTTTTCGTTCAATTTTGGGTAGCCGGCCTGGTGAAATCGTACGGGGTGTTGTACGTTGAAGTGATGGAAACGTTCAAGGATTCCTCGGCATCGGTCGCATCCTGGATACCAGCTATTTTATCTTGCCTTTGTCTCGCCCTTG CTCCGGTGACGAGCATGCTGTGTCAGAAATACAGCTGTCGGTCGGTCGTTTTCATCGGTGGACTGTTCTGTGCTTTAGGACTAACGCTAAGTTACTTTGCCACGAGATTAATACATCTCTTTTTTACATTTGGAGTTTTAACAG GTATCGGTGGTGGTCTGTCGACGACACCAGGTATCATTCTTGTGTCCCAATATTTCGACAAGCATCGAGCTTTGGCGAATGGGATATGCGTATCAGGAACAGCAGCCGGTAGTTTCGTGTTCCCTCTACTgatcaagattttggtcgaaaaattcgGTTTTCACGGTACCATCCTTCTACTCGGCGGTTGCATGCTTCACGTGTGCGTGAGCGCAACCCTTTACCGTCCTTTGGAGAACAATTATGCCCCGGAGATGACGGTACCATTGGAGAAAACGGAGAAAACGGAGAAAACGGGGAAAACGGAGAAAACGGAGAAG GTGGAGAAAACGGAAAAGGAATTAGAGACGGCAAAACAACAAAAGTTAGACTTAATATTTGCCAATGACTCGACAGCGAGACATAATCTGTTGAACGAATTGTTCCACCAGAATAGCGTCGTGGCGGTCGAGTTAACAGACAGTGACGAGGAGAAGGATGTGATGGGCGAGTGTTTGCGAATGAAACCGATCTCGAAGATACGTAGCTCAAGTATATTGCATAGCGTCGAGGATTTATCAACCGATTCTACATGCGTCTACAAGGCCAGGTCGTCGTTAAGGTCACTGAGGTCGTCGGTCACGGTCGTATGTCCAGTTCCTCAGAACGAACCACAAGTGCCGGAGGAGAAGAAGACAATTATGCAGAGGATAGCGCAATATATCGATCTGTCCCTTTTGAAGAATCCTCAGTTCCTCATGATGTGTTTTTCCGTCAGTCTGATGTCTACTGGAAGTCCGTACATGCTGTATTATCTTCCGGCGTACGTTCACGCGGCGGGTTACACAAAGTCAGAAGCTGGATACTTGGTAGCCATTTCCGCTGTGCTAGATTTGTGCGGAAGATTGGGACTTGGATGGCTTTCGGATTTGAGATTATTTGATCGCCGGAAAGGATATATCGGCAG TGTTGTGGGTGCTGGTGTAGCAGTACTGGTAATTCCAATGGCCCACTCTTTCTATGTATTGGCATGTTCTGTTGGCATGTACGGATTATGCCTAGGCTGTTGGTTTCTCTTGGTTCCCGTCCTTCTCGCAGACCAATATGGAACTGACAAAATATCCTCCACTTACGGACTCGTTAGGATGTTTCAGAGCGTTGGAGCAATTTCTATTCCGCCTTTAGCAG GTTACCTGCGTGATGTAACTGGAAGTTACACCGTATGTTTTCTATGCATGGGCACGTGTATGATCATGGGAGGTCTGCCTCTACTCCTGGTTTTTAACGAAGTATCGAAATCATCGAAGATGACTGTTAATAATGACAACAGTAACTGTCAAGGAGAGACGActgcaaaagaataa
- the Sln gene encoding monocarboxylic acid transporter silnoon isoform X3, with protein MSLPREWSLQDSVERDVVACATASQEMVGTTVIDENMNQQNQLGSLLSIHSAPVFDLNTGAPSPKRPASLAVQATATSTPIVPPHLQSPETIEDEDNDNLLTISSLTARPLIAKSRELRSTKSSATKKKKSRRCEAKKARNITYVPLDGGYGWIIVFGAFFVQFWVAGLVKSYGVLYVEVMETFKDSSASVASWIPAILSCLCLALAPVTSMLCQKYSCRSVVFIGGLFCALGLTLSYFATRLIHLFFTFGVLTGIGGGLSTTPGIILVSQYFDKHRALANGICVSGTAAGSFVFPLLIKILVEKFGFHGTILLLGGCMLHVCVSATLYRPLENNYAPEMTVPLEKTEKTEKTGKTEKTEKELETAKQQKLDLIFANDSTARHNLLNELFHQNSVVAVELTDSDEEKDVMGECLRMKPISKIRSSSILHSVEDLSTDSTCVYKARSSLRSLRSSVTVVCPVPQNEPQVPEEKKTIMQRIAQYIDLSLLKNPQFLMMCFSVSLMSTGSPYMLYYLPAYVHAAGYTKSEAGYLVAISAVLDLCGRLGLGWLSDLRLFDRRKGYIGSVVGAGVAVLVIPMAHSFYVLACSVGMYGLCLGCWFLLVPVLLADQYGTDKISSTYGLVRMFQSVGAISIPPLAGYLRDVTGSYTVCFLCMGTCMIMGGLPLLLVFNEVSKSSKMTVNNDNSNCQGETTAKE; from the exons ATGTCGTTACCACGAGAATGGAGCCTGCAGGATTCGGTTGAGCGTGACGTTGTCGCCTGTGCGACAGCGTCGCAGGAGATGGTCGGCACGACCGTCATCGATGAGAACATGAATCAACAGAACCAGCTGGGCTCGCTATTGTCGATCCACTCAGCGCCTGTTTTTGATCTGAACACCGGTGCGCCATCGCCTAAAAGGCCAGCGTCCTTGGCCGTCCAGGCGACGGCGACCTCGACACCGATCGTACCACCGCATTTACAAAGCCCAGAGACGATCGAGGACGAGGACAATGACAACCTTTTGACAATATCGAGTCTGACAGCCAGACCGTTAATCGCCAAGTCTCGCGAGCTCCGATCGACGAAAAGCTCTGCGACAAAGAAGAAGAAGTCGAGGAGGTGCGAGGCGAAAAAGGCAAGGAACATCACGTACGTACCGTTGGATGGTGGCTACGGCTGGATTATCGTATTCGGAGCGTTTTTCGTTCAATTTTGGGTAGCCGGCCTGGTGAAATCGTACGGGGTGTTGTACGTTGAAGTGATGGAAACGTTCAAGGATTCCTCGGCATCGGTCGCATCCTGGATACCAGCTATTTTATCTTGCCTTTGTCTCGCCCTTG CTCCGGTGACGAGCATGCTGTGTCAGAAATACAGCTGTCGGTCGGTCGTTTTCATCGGTGGACTGTTCTGTGCTTTAGGACTAACGCTAAGTTACTTTGCCACGAGATTAATACATCTCTTTTTTACATTTGGAGTTTTAACAG GTATCGGTGGTGGTCTGTCGACGACACCAGGTATCATTCTTGTGTCCCAATATTTCGACAAGCATCGAGCTTTGGCGAATGGGATATGCGTATCAGGAACAGCAGCCGGTAGTTTCGTGTTCCCTCTACTgatcaagattttggtcgaaaaattcgGTTTTCACGGTACCATCCTTCTACTCGGCGGTTGCATGCTTCACGTGTGCGTGAGCGCAACCCTTTACCGTCCTTTGGAGAACAATTATGCCCCGGAGATGACGGTACCATTGGAGAAAACGGAGAAAACGGAGAAAACGGGGAAAACGGAGAAAACGGAGAAG GAATTAGAGACGGCAAAACAACAAAAGTTAGACTTAATATTTGCCAATGACTCGACAGCGAGACATAATCTGTTGAACGAATTGTTCCACCAGAATAGCGTCGTGGCGGTCGAGTTAACAGACAGTGACGAGGAGAAGGATGTGATGGGCGAGTGTTTGCGAATGAAACCGATCTCGAAGATACGTAGCTCAAGTATATTGCATAGCGTCGAGGATTTATCAACCGATTCTACATGCGTCTACAAGGCCAGGTCGTCGTTAAGGTCACTGAGGTCGTCGGTCACGGTCGTATGTCCAGTTCCTCAGAACGAACCACAAGTGCCGGAGGAGAAGAAGACAATTATGCAGAGGATAGCGCAATATATCGATCTGTCCCTTTTGAAGAATCCTCAGTTCCTCATGATGTGTTTTTCCGTCAGTCTGATGTCTACTGGAAGTCCGTACATGCTGTATTATCTTCCGGCGTACGTTCACGCGGCGGGTTACACAAAGTCAGAAGCTGGATACTTGGTAGCCATTTCCGCTGTGCTAGATTTGTGCGGAAGATTGGGACTTGGATGGCTTTCGGATTTGAGATTATTTGATCGCCGGAAAGGATATATCGGCAG TGTTGTGGGTGCTGGTGTAGCAGTACTGGTAATTCCAATGGCCCACTCTTTCTATGTATTGGCATGTTCTGTTGGCATGTACGGATTATGCCTAGGCTGTTGGTTTCTCTTGGTTCCCGTCCTTCTCGCAGACCAATATGGAACTGACAAAATATCCTCCACTTACGGACTCGTTAGGATGTTTCAGAGCGTTGGAGCAATTTCTATTCCGCCTTTAGCAG GTTACCTGCGTGATGTAACTGGAAGTTACACCGTATGTTTTCTATGCATGGGCACGTGTATGATCATGGGAGGTCTGCCTCTACTCCTGGTTTTTAACGAAGTATCGAAATCATCGAAGATGACTGTTAATAATGACAACAGTAACTGTCAAGGAGAGACGActgcaaaagaataa
- the Sln gene encoding monocarboxylic acid transporter silnoon isoform X1, whose translation MSLPREWSLQDSVERDVVACATASQEMVGTTVIDENMNQQNQLGSLLSIHSAPVFDLNTGAPSPKRPASLAVQATATSTPIVPPHLQSPETIEDEDNDNLLTISSLTARPLIAKSRELRSTKSSATKKKKSRRCEAKKARNITYVPLDGGYGWIIVFGAFFVQFWVAGLVKSYGVLYVEVMETFKDSSASVASWIPAILSCLCLALAPVTSMLCQKYSCRSVVFIGGLFCALGLTLSYFATRLIHLFFTFGVLTGIGGGLSTTPGIILVSQYFDKHRALANGICVSGTAAGSFVFPLLIKILVEKFGFHGTILLLGGCMLHVCVSATLYRPLENNYAPEMTVPLEKTEKTEKTGKTEKTEKVEKTEKMEKTEKVEKTEKELETAKQQKLDLIFANDSTARHNLLNELFHQNSVVAVELTDSDEEKDVMGECLRMKPISKIRSSSILHSVEDLSTDSTCVYKARSSLRSLRSSVTVVCPVPQNEPQVPEEKKTIMQRIAQYIDLSLLKNPQFLMMCFSVSLMSTGSPYMLYYLPAYVHAAGYTKSEAGYLVAISAVLDLCGRLGLGWLSDLRLFDRRKGYIGSVVGAGVAVLVIPMAHSFYVLACSVGMYGLCLGCWFLLVPVLLADQYGTDKISSTYGLVRMFQSVGAISIPPLAGYLRDVTGSYTVCFLCMGTCMIMGGLPLLLVFNEVSKSSKMTVNNDNSNCQGETTAKE comes from the exons ATGTCGTTACCACGAGAATGGAGCCTGCAGGATTCGGTTGAGCGTGACGTTGTCGCCTGTGCGACAGCGTCGCAGGAGATGGTCGGCACGACCGTCATCGATGAGAACATGAATCAACAGAACCAGCTGGGCTCGCTATTGTCGATCCACTCAGCGCCTGTTTTTGATCTGAACACCGGTGCGCCATCGCCTAAAAGGCCAGCGTCCTTGGCCGTCCAGGCGACGGCGACCTCGACACCGATCGTACCACCGCATTTACAAAGCCCAGAGACGATCGAGGACGAGGACAATGACAACCTTTTGACAATATCGAGTCTGACAGCCAGACCGTTAATCGCCAAGTCTCGCGAGCTCCGATCGACGAAAAGCTCTGCGACAAAGAAGAAGAAGTCGAGGAGGTGCGAGGCGAAAAAGGCAAGGAACATCACGTACGTACCGTTGGATGGTGGCTACGGCTGGATTATCGTATTCGGAGCGTTTTTCGTTCAATTTTGGGTAGCCGGCCTGGTGAAATCGTACGGGGTGTTGTACGTTGAAGTGATGGAAACGTTCAAGGATTCCTCGGCATCGGTCGCATCCTGGATACCAGCTATTTTATCTTGCCTTTGTCTCGCCCTTG CTCCGGTGACGAGCATGCTGTGTCAGAAATACAGCTGTCGGTCGGTCGTTTTCATCGGTGGACTGTTCTGTGCTTTAGGACTAACGCTAAGTTACTTTGCCACGAGATTAATACATCTCTTTTTTACATTTGGAGTTTTAACAG GTATCGGTGGTGGTCTGTCGACGACACCAGGTATCATTCTTGTGTCCCAATATTTCGACAAGCATCGAGCTTTGGCGAATGGGATATGCGTATCAGGAACAGCAGCCGGTAGTTTCGTGTTCCCTCTACTgatcaagattttggtcgaaaaattcgGTTTTCACGGTACCATCCTTCTACTCGGCGGTTGCATGCTTCACGTGTGCGTGAGCGCAACCCTTTACCGTCCTTTGGAGAACAATTATGCCCCGGAGATGACGGTACCATTGGAGAAAACGGAGAAAACGGAGAAAACGGGGAAAACGGAGAAAACGGAGAAGGTGGAGAAAACGGAGAAGATGGAGAAAACGGAGAAGGTGGAGAAAACGGAAAAGGAATTAGAGACGGCAAAACAACAAAAGTTAGACTTAATATTTGCCAATGACTCGACAGCGAGACATAATCTGTTGAACGAATTGTTCCACCAGAATAGCGTCGTGGCGGTCGAGTTAACAGACAGTGACGAGGAGAAGGATGTGATGGGCGAGTGTTTGCGAATGAAACCGATCTCGAAGATACGTAGCTCAAGTATATTGCATAGCGTCGAGGATTTATCAACCGATTCTACATGCGTCTACAAGGCCAGGTCGTCGTTAAGGTCACTGAGGTCGTCGGTCACGGTCGTATGTCCAGTTCCTCAGAACGAACCACAAGTGCCGGAGGAGAAGAAGACAATTATGCAGAGGATAGCGCAATATATCGATCTGTCCCTTTTGAAGAATCCTCAGTTCCTCATGATGTGTTTTTCCGTCAGTCTGATGTCTACTGGAAGTCCGTACATGCTGTATTATCTTCCGGCGTACGTTCACGCGGCGGGTTACACAAAGTCAGAAGCTGGATACTTGGTAGCCATTTCCGCTGTGCTAGATTTGTGCGGAAGATTGGGACTTGGATGGCTTTCGGATTTGAGATTATTTGATCGCCGGAAAGGATATATCGGCAG TGTTGTGGGTGCTGGTGTAGCAGTACTGGTAATTCCAATGGCCCACTCTTTCTATGTATTGGCATGTTCTGTTGGCATGTACGGATTATGCCTAGGCTGTTGGTTTCTCTTGGTTCCCGTCCTTCTCGCAGACCAATATGGAACTGACAAAATATCCTCCACTTACGGACTCGTTAGGATGTTTCAGAGCGTTGGAGCAATTTCTATTCCGCCTTTAGCAG GTTACCTGCGTGATGTAACTGGAAGTTACACCGTATGTTTTCTATGCATGGGCACGTGTATGATCATGGGAGGTCTGCCTCTACTCCTGGTTTTTAACGAAGTATCGAAATCATCGAAGATGACTGTTAATAATGACAACAGTAACTGTCAAGGAGAGACGActgcaaaagaataa
- the LOC143425832 gene encoding uncharacterized protein LOC143425832 gives MAKTKTISKGCPKCEQQVPVACKACPCGHSFFNARRNSIKSPPSPDNGVMKTRRTNRIKREKPNYYDALEYDKQSKKSAKIRKATDAASDIDCRQLSKKKKRKGKGKGKSGCSNGIGDDDDEMEGINGLSPEKQLTCSLILQELNNKMRVVAWKPT, from the exons ATGGCAAAAACTAAAACAATTAGTAAAGGCTGCCCCAAATGCGAACAGCAG GTACCCGTGGCCTGTAAGGCATGTCCTTGCGGACATTCATTTTTTAATGCGAGACGCAATTCTATAAAAAGCCCTCCTAGTCCTGATAATGGTGTAATGAAAACCAGGCGAACCAATAGAATCAAACGAGAGAAACCAAATtattatgatgctttagaataCGATAAGCAGTCCAAGAAAAGTGCTAAA ATCAGGAAAGCCACAGATGCAGCTAGCGACATAGACTGCAGACAATTAagcaaaaagaagaaacgaaagGGAAAAGGTAAAGGCAAAAGTGGATGTAGTAACGGAATAGGAGATGATGATGATGAAATGGAAGGCATAAATGGGTTATCACCAGAGAAACAGCTCACATGTTCTTTAATACTGCAAGAATTAAATAACAAAATGAGAGTTGTAGCCTGGAAACCAACATAA
- the Hps4 gene encoding Hermansky-Pudlak syndrome 4 protein: MPHCTLYRSYTFNSPVTLFSGMSLFKSLVFLKENADFKLVEMMIVFVYDTARCCKEDDDPAEAVMYFHPAWVSLTQRLALAGQLMAVNQFLSTSFCAPQSITLQGGKFVLKKFGQYILAVGTDRNIHDWILERRANTLESLLQFFHCDLNKILESFNNDRNKFTEKLYQMFETYLPILQYSANLFSNIPIIKLPKSASNIFLEAIQVLQYCQETSGIMGGALFYNNKVVATQLSAELTKQIVITDPYRIKAPAERISTEFHLPVGVQLLRVYIEQKQFIKLAQEANNERYYSSYLDSITRKTLQRKSKNSKEPPLSGMKRDTSRIFTVPEEGELDSSQYNDNSHYVSSVPLTAYSSPVKRKQESKTDRPKCVNPLTPSVCSTPLKDINRVLHGNAMLICNTNEDTNNEAEEVKEEIKTNVDDIPDVVKEALRCKRLNKLRNVTSKEKLVKRREFNKKSLSMHDLESSNLYSSRITVRTYGLGLPQLKKCISPETSPQKKFLHKRQFHTITDPYYPVFRCDGLPVSQSLYEQYISSHYEELKDDRNNTINRNELLASLTNNCDVKNVTNNCDTVTRDNLEKPSNSYNVKLDTKAKQETYRRSMSLPLKPLNITDNDDRRKSVSECGNVYDFLQKKKLDGLQLTPLMSKLSLLADERTSGFCSRETTPSEFRDLSSFSTATKQMIKQKLEAVNKETGSDGEDELEEDWIITSKDKVCLETTELFLCGHQNMVLVLLMENGTANNSDLIHSLWQTCVSALGKLETRLQQCLEPLPLNENKELYSILSIDPQWDTINRSGLWGVTELEIVSCLHDRFIHASNLTDIIVRTEDTVVYGNQCGNVEVFYQQAVAPNTSGGLPTPADLMGIVSLKAKRRLERDHGIVLL, from the exons ATGCCACACTGCACACTGTATCGCTCTTACACATTTAATTCACCGGTTACACTTTTCAGCGGCATGTCTCTTTTCAAATCTTTAGTTTTTCTCAAAGAGAATGCTGATTTTAAGTTGGT AGAGATGATGATAGTATTTGTTTACGACACTGCAAGGTGTTGTAAAGAAGATGATGATCCTGCGGAAGCAGTTATGTATTTCCACCCTGCATGGGTATCTCTTACCCAAAGGCTTGCTTTAGCAGGTCAATTAATGGCTGTTAATCAATTCCTTTCAACTTCGTTTTGTGCTCCGCAATCAATTACACTACAAGGTGGAAAATTTGTATTAAAGAAATTTGGGCAGTATATACTT GCAGTAGGAACTGATAGGAATATTCATGACTGGATTTTAGAAAGGCGTGCAAACACATTAGAGTCATTATTACAGTTTTTTCATTGTGACCTAAATAAGATATTGGAATCGTTTAATAATGATAGAAATAAATTTACAGAGAAACTCTATCAAATGTTTGAGACATATTTGCCAATACTTCAATACAGTGCCAATCTTTTTTCCAACATTCCTATTATTAAACTTCCAAAG AGTGCTAGCAACATATTTTTAGAAGCAATTCAAGTTttacaatattgtcaagaaaccAGTGGTATTATGGGTGGCGCACTCTTTTATAATAACAA GGTAGTTGCTACACAATTGAGTGCTGAATTGACCAAACAAATTGTCATAACTGATCCGTATAGAATAAAG GCCCCCGCGGAAAGAATATCAACGGAATTTCATTTACCTGTTGGAGTACAGCTATTGCGAGTCTACATAGAGCAAAAACAGTTTATAAAACTTGCGCAAGAAGCAAACAATGAACGATACTATAGTTCTTATTTGGACTCTATCACCAGAAAAACGTTACAAAGAAAA TCCAAGAACAGTAAGGAACCTCCTCTGTCCGGGATGAAACGCGATACTTCTCGCATTTTTACTGTACCTGAAGAAGGAGAATTAGATTCGTCACAATACAACGATAATAGTCACTATGTATCCTCCGTTCCACTTACAGCATACAGCTCTCCAGTGAAACGTAAACAGGAAAGTAAAACAGACCGTCCTAAGTGTGTGAATCCATTGACTCCTAGCGTTTGTTCGACACCCCTAAAAGATATTAATAGAGTATTACATGGTAATGCTATGTTAATATGTAACACGAACGAGGATACGAATAATGAAGCAGAGGAGGTAAAAGAAGAGATAAAAACAAATGTGGACGACATTCCAGACGTGGTTAAGGAAGCGCTTAGATGTAAACGTTTAAATAAATTAAGAAACGTTACGTCAAAAGAGAAACTGGTTAAACGGAGagaatttaataaaaaaagTTTGAGCATGCATGACTTAGAATCGTCCAATTTGTATTCCAGTCGAATAACAGTAAGAACGTATGGATTAGGTTTACCTCAATTAAAGAAATGTATATCTCCTGAAACTTCTCCTCAAAAGAAATTCTTGCATAAAAGACAATTCCATACGATTACTGATCCATATTATCCTGTATTCAGATGTGATGGGTTACCAGTATCCCAGTCCCTCTATGAGCAATACATATCTTCGCATTACGAGGAGCTTAAAGACGATCGTAATAACACGATCAATCGTAACGAACTTTTAGCGAGTTTGACCAACAATTGCGATGTGAAAAATGTAACAAATAACTGTGATACCGTGACCAGAGATAATTTAGAGAAACCAAGTAATTCTTATAACGTAAAATTAGATACCAAAGCGAAGCAAGAAACTTATCGTAGATCGATGAGTCTTCCATTGAAACCGCTCAACATTACTGACAACGATGATAGACGAAAATCAGTGTCGGAATGTGGTAATGTATACGATTTCCTGCAGAAAAAAAAACTGGATGGTTTACAATTAACACCTCTTATGTCCAAACTCAGTTTACTTGCTGATGAGAGGACCAGCGGTTTTTGTAGCAGAGAAACTACTCCTAGCGAATTTCGCGATTTATCTAGTTTTTCAACAGCTACGAAGCAAATGATAAAACAAAAATTGGAAGCAGTTAATAAAGAGACTGGCAGTGACGGTGAGGATGAACTCGAGGAAGATTGGATAATCACCTCTAAAGATAAGGTCTGCCTTGAAACAACAGAACTATTTCTTTGTGGACATCAGAATATGGTGTTGGTATTGTTAATGGAGAATGGAACTGCCAATAATTCTGACCTTATACATTCTCTG TGGCAAACTTGCGTAAGTGCATTAGGAAAACTTGAAACAAGACTGCAGCAGTGTTTAGAACCGTTGCCGTTAAACGAGAATAAAGAGTTATATAGTATTTTAAGTATTGATCCTCAGTGGGATACAATAAATCGTTCTGGACTTTGGGGTGTTACCGAACTGGAGATAGTTTCTTGCCTTCACGATAGATTTATACATGCCAGCAATCTTACAGATATTATTGTCAG AACGGAAGATACTGTTGTTTATGGTAACCAGTGTGGAAACGTAGAAGTATTTTATCAACAAGCAGTGGCTCCAAACACCTCTGGAGGACTTCCGACTCCTGCAGATTTAATGGGAATCGTGTCTCTTAAAGCGAAACGTAGACTGGAAAGGGATCATGGGATCGTATTGCTATAA
- the Hpd gene encoding 4-hydroxyphenylpyruvate dioxygenase, with the protein MANFLSQHGDGVRDIAFNVEEIDVIVKVAKERGAEIIKDIWEEGDEYGIVKFATIKTYGDTYHTLIDRSKYKGFFLPGFQKLSENLFAKSLPKVGLNFIDHVVGNQPDKQMEPVAKWYERCLQFHRFWSVDDTQLHTEYSALRSIVMTNWEETVKLPINEPAPGKKRSQIQEYVEYYGGAGVQHIALNTNDIIKAIKNLRARGMEFLDVPDTYYDALRKRLMTNGIKIEEDLNILQKLKILIDYDENGYLLQIFTKNMQDRPTLFIEVIQRHNHNGFGSGNFQALFEAIEMEQAKRGNL; encoded by the exons ATGGCAAACTTTCTTTCTCAACATGGAGATGGTGTCCGCGATATTGCTTTCAACGTGGAAGAAATAGATGTAATTGTAAAG GTAGCAAAAGAAAGGGGAGCAGAAATAATAAAAGACATATGGGAGGAAGGCGATGAATATGGTATTGTAAAGTTTGCTACTATCAAAACT TATGGAGATACGTATCATACGCTCATAGACAGATCCAAATATAAAGGATTTTTTCTACCAGGATTTCAAAAGTTATCGGAAAATCTGTTTGCAAAGAGTTT acCAAAAGTGGGATTAAATTTCATAGATCACGTCGTTGGTAATCAACCAGACAAACAAATGGAACCTGTCGCGAAATG gTATGAACGATGTTTGCAGTTTCATCGATTTTGGTCGGTAGATGATACACAATTGCACACAGAATATTCTGCACTGCGTTCCATCGTCATGACGAACTGGGAAGAAACTGTGAAACTGCCTATTAACGAGCCTGCTCCTGGCAAGAAGCGTTCTCAGATCCAGGAATACGTTGAGTACTATGGAGGAGCAGGAGTTCAACACATTGCTCTTAATACAAACGATATAATTAAGGCT ATAAAAAATCTACGCGCCAGGGGCATGGAATTTCTGGATGTTCCAGACACTTACTACGATGCATTACGAAAACGTTTGATGACCAATGGTATAAAAATTGAGGAAGATCTTAATATACTTCAG aaattaaaaattttaatagACTACGATGAGAATGGGTATCTTCTACAAATATTTACTAAAAACATGCAAGATCGACCGACTCTTTTCATAGAAGTTATTCAAAGGCACAATCATAAT GGGTTTGGCTCTGGAAATTTCCAAGCATTGTTCGAAGCTATTGAAATGGAGCAAGCTAAACGTGGAAATTTATAA